The window aatcagtctgtggcactgctcaagtgttatgagagcccatgttgctctgatagtggccttcagcttttCTGAATTGTtaggtctggtgtattgcatcttcctcttcacaataccccatagattttctatggggttaaggtcaggcgagtttgctggccaatcaagaacagggataccatggtccttaaaccaggtactggtagctttggcactgtgtgcaggtgccaggtcctgttggaaaatgaaatctgcatctccataaagttcgtcagcagcaagaagcatgaagtgctctaaaacttcctggtagatggctgcgttgaccttggacctcagaaaacacaatggaccaacaccagcagatgacatagcaccccaaaccatcactgactgtggaaactttacactggacctcatgcaacgtggattctgtgcctctcctctcttcctccagactctggggccttgatttccaaagcaaatgcaaaatttactttcatcagagaacataactttggaccactcagcagcagtccaaaggcgagacgcttctgacgctgtctcttgttcaagagtggcttgacacaaggaatgcgacagctgaaacccgtgtcttgcatacgtctgtgcgtggtggttcttgaagcactgactccagctgcagtccactctttgtgaatctcccccacatttttgaaagggttttgtttcacaatcctctccagggtgcggttatccctattgattgtacacttttttctaccacatcttgtccttcccttcgcctctctattaatgtgcttggacacacagctctgtgaacagccagcctctttagcaatgaccttttgtgtcttgccctccttgtgcaaggtgtcaatggtcgtcttttggacaactgtcaagtcagcagtcttccccatgattgtgtagcctacagaactagaccgCTTTTgaaggtgttttgagttaattagctgattagagtgtggcaccaggtgtcttcaatattgaaccttttcacaatattctaattttccgagatactgaatttgggactttcattagttgtcagttataatcatcaacattaaaagaaataaacatttgaaatacatcagtctgtgtgtaatgaatgaatataatatacaagtttcactttttgaatggaattactgaaataaatcaactttgtcatgatattctaattttatgaccagcacctgtatacagaGAGTTTCTGCTATTGGAGTCCTTAGACATGCAGATGCTCAACCCCCACCTGAATTTTCTGCCAAGATAAGCTCTGACTCCACATTATCACAAGAACAGAGCTATGGGATAAACCCCATTCAGAACGTTTTGCAAGTTAAAAATAAGTATAATAGTTCTATACTGATTTGTTTCAGATAAAATTGGAACTGCTATGTtctgaacaatatattaaaattgtttaaactgtttgttttttttagtggATCCGTCTCTTTAAGAAGCAGCCCCAGGACGGCAGCAGCGAAGTCACCCATGAAGACTGTTAATTTAGGACTAGGGCTGTCTGTGTCATCCCCACCTCTTATGACTACCACACCTCGAGAATCTCGTCCTGGCAGTGCAGCTAGTAGCAACAGCAGTTTAAAGTAGTACTAACATAATTATACATTGtggtttttaaaaatgcagaatacTGTACACAGTACATGAACTGGActagtttttaattgtattacattatagATGTAAATTTTACATgaaattacacagaaaaaaaaatgtgattttgaatTTTGATACCAAACTGAATTCATTAAAATACCGAACACAGCTTGCAATACCTGTTTTCACCTGTATTTctgtaaacataaataaaaccagCACTCACCGAGTTTTTAGAAATACCCCTgtatttcacttttacatttcTGACTGTTTAAAGCACAATATATGGAAAATAACAGAATCCTTGTCATATTCTTTTATGTCATCTTAAGAAAGTCTGTATTTTAAGGAACAGAAAGGGTTtatgtatttataaattaaaaaaggcacatcctgattaaatgaaataactggcTACAACTGATTTAGCCAAAGTTGCACAAGACAGTGAATtttacaaaagtaataaaaataaatttcaaaaacaacagtATGAGCAataaaaaaagtgacaaaagaaaatcaatgacatttaaagaagttttatttttttatacatttctctttttcaaaCTGTGCAATCTGGCTAAATATATCTAACAAATTTGATGGAAGGCTCCTTTTTGAACTTGTTTCTGGAACACTGGTActattcttttttctgtccactggCAGCATACTTTCTTCATTATGCAATTTCGCCCCACTGACAGAATTTCTTTTATTGCCTTGGTTTGAATTATCTTTGTCTTCAAGGTTATGCTTTCCAGTATAGGATTTACTACTGTTATTGTCCTGAGAATAAGAATCTCGTTGTTTGTTTCCATATCTATCAGATGTGTGAGAGTATTCAGAACCTACTGAAGAGGAAGAATACTTCCGAGATCGGCTTTTATCAAAATTTCTGGACAAATCATAATTAGTGCTCAAATCTTGGGAATGATGCTTCGAAATGATGCTCAGCTCCTCTTTgtccttttctcttcttttatcaTGCAAGGGGTTTGGTGGATTATACTTATAATCTGGGTATTTTCCATCTAAACTATATCTTGTTTTTCCTTTACTGGTAAAAGCATATACTTTGCTACTATGAAAAGAATCTATAGAGTCATCTGACCTACCTCGTCCATCCTCAAGGATCTCTACAGATGACGACGACATTGAGCGAGAATAGCCTTTTCCCTTGAATACATCCATCTGCAAGACAGAtttttcttgccactttattTCATCAGTTATTTCCCGATTCATGAAAGATGCAGATGTGTTTGTTGGAAGTGGATACAATTCCTCTTTACCATCAACAGATCTTCCTTCTAGTGAATCTGCCTTGCAAATGTGCTTTTTATCACGGACTGATGAATCAGaatgctttctctttctttttttgccctttttgtgagaagaggaagaggagtcaGCTGAACTACTAGTTGAAGAAGATGTTGATGAAGaagatctttttctttttttctttaatctagcataaaatgtaaatcataaaacatatgagacataaaaactgaaataagggttgtattaaaatattattgcttGTACTCACTGTGTAactaaactgaaaaatcaatcattttaAGGCAATTTAATTTCTCCAGAAAGCAatactgaaattaaattatttactcTCCCTCTTGCCTAAAGGTAATTTCTGACCTTTCTTATCACTTTACTTAATGCTTCCAAACCTTCGATGCATATACTACAAACCAACACAGCGCTAAAATGAGAAAACGATCTAAAAATTATGCTGAGATACTCCGTCTCCAATGTTTGATACACAACATACATGAAAAAAGTCAATACTTAACTGATATTTTCACTTTAGtaacattatataaataagatggtgattaaatataatttaatgttaTTACGGCTTTTAATCCTATTACGGTAATTTTCTTGCTGTATAATACAATATACACAAAACTCTCcatatgcttcaaaaataatttcactGCAAGGCACAAAAATCTAAAGATTTGAATTCAAAACATGGCTAAAATGATTACTGCAGGAGGCCAATGTATTACCTGAATTgaataaaaaattgttttcttttaccttttttcttcttttaatagcTTACGCAATTTTTCTGCAGCACTTGTTTTCACAgttttatgcttttctttttcttttgctgcctcctcttcTTTTAACTGCAGGGATTTCTTTATTGGAGTCCATTAGCACAGTAAGACAGCAAATATACATAGCAGCATTGAAAATTTCAAATCAACAGAGATGAAGAACAGCATGTTTTTTTAAGGTATTGAAATTCATTGCCATTTTCaatttgtaaattaaatgtaaacaaaacatagTATATAATCATCATTTTGTCATGcacaaatgaaaaaattgagccaaaaaacaaaaccacaataTTTAAAATTCCACCACAATTATAGGCAACAATTTATAAATAtagataaaaaatgaagaaatacagaaattaattttGCACATATTAAATGCAATTGCATTATATGTAGtttcagaaatgtaaaatataaaggaGTTTTTATTACCCACAGTGGAAGACATCCAAATATACAAACCAGGATGTAATCCAGAGTTCCAGTTTGTTTCAATCAGATGTAGCGACATTAACCGCAGCAATCCAGTAAAGTCATGAAGCAAAGTCCCGGACCAGAGACATGTACATGAGAAAACACTCCATCAGTAATTCATGAAATATAGGAGATAAAGACATTGTACTCTGgctttgttaaatttcttttttgagTTCTTCACAACATTCATCTTAAAATATCTCtattcaaagtaaaataaaagatgcATGATAAAGTTCACACAAATATACAccaaatggatagatggacaaatTGCACAAACAATACCATTAAATACCAAAATTCATGGCATAATTCCATACAGactaaacattgtttttttccaatAGTAAGGTAGAAAGTTAGAATACAATAGAAATGAATTGTCATActgataaaatgaaacatttcataATAGGACATTACATTCACTTTATAAAGTAATTACTGAGAAGTCAAGCCTTATAAAAGTAACAATGCTATGGATACTGTGTTAAGTTCCTAATCCTAAATGAGAACCATTTTAAAacgaaaaatgtcagtgaccaaTGATAGCagagttctgtttttatttgtgtaattCTTTCTTCAAGAACCTGAATCATGGGATGCATTCAAGATACAAACAGAACTATGAAGGAAAACTTGAAAATAGCAAaggaaaattgaaacagtaagGATTCGCATACTTTTGCTGCTACATTTCTAAATTTATTAAAGGCTACACAAAACTCAGATACACTGCTGTATCTGTTAGTAACCAGGCTCAACAATGTTTCCTCCTTGATTTACATGAAAATTAGTTAACTTATTTTGGATTTTGTTCAAtttccacacattttttttaaatggttagcATTAGAAAACAAACTGCTGCAAAACAGGGgctaggccaggggtgggcaatgtcggtcctggagagccgcagtggatgcaggtttttgttccagccaagtttcttaatgagaagtcaattattgctgatgaagacgcacttactgctcaagtgacattttgatgcttcattttagtggtctcgcttgttaaggttccccactcttaattgcttatttcaatcttaaaccgctgcattcattgttttaatggctctttattagcaataagatgtaaatgacaaagcagccagcagttttcctttctttttgtccCATTTACATCcatgtgtgttcatcatgaactgtttgatttaataaaacacttaaaagaaaaatgtaacagactGAAGATTatatgttttaggcttcaaatcatttggaggaTATCATTGGAAAGGAATAAAATCTATGACAGAAGAAtttaacattgcagactaacatgccataaaattaaataaggtctgagatttgcaaggattggtttctaattaagcaattgggttggaatgaaaacctgtagccactgcggctctccaggaccgacattgcccacccctgggctaggCTAAACACCCTCATTTGTCTTAACCAGTATCTCTTTGGGATTGTTTCACTGGACTCAACTCCTATGCACATTATATATGGCCATAGTGAAATGTtgcaaggttacaaaattgtatttatttgcaaATACATTGACCTTGGAAATTCCCAAAATTATGCTAAATTGTGATTTCTGGGATGTGTTTCCTGGATTTCTTGACTCAGCTTTGTTGATTAGTAAATCCCTAGCTCAAGGTTAATTAATTCCCGGGATAATCTGCAAGTGTGAAAAAGGCTAATATCTCATAACACAGCGAAATCATGGAACATATTCTATTGAAGTTATCAGAAATTCACATTAAATTTATGTAACAGCATAAATTACATTATACAAAATAATAGGCTGGTGTAGAAATTAGGCAGTTAAAAAGGAAATTTCTATATGTACATTTTTCACCATTTCAAGATCACACCACAAAAAAAGTCTGAATGCCTTGCCTTGTATTGTAATGTCAAACTCTTTAAGAAAAAACAGTCTACATTGAGTTCCAGTGAAGACATTTAACCATTTTTCTTGCAACACATATTGCTTCTATCATGTGAACATATCATATGAAATAATGTTAATCCATTCTTTATGAATATGATAGAATAAGTGCCTGAATGCAgagaatattaaaaacataaatggaTCATTGTCATCATAATGCATAAATAACCTGCAACCACTGGACATTAGTAGTAATGGAACCAAACAATATTGTGTTGTAGGACATATCTTAATGCTTAATTTCAACATTAACATACCACAGATATATACagaatttataataaattaaaatgtttatgcagtaattgcagaaaactttttttttttaatatattgaccGATTTTAAATATGCTACTTGTCAGCTATGTTGTATACTTTCTATCAAAAATAAAGTGATCCATTCTACTATTCTAAACAGAAGACTAGGCATTTTACATAATAAGCTAACCATAAAAATTCTCACCTATAAATTACAGCAATTTTATGTACCAGTGTTACTTCAAATATAACACTCTATCAATGTTAATTATATTTACCAATATCTTCTTGAAATTTGTGATGGCccttgtaaataaataatcaaacacagttataaaatacattcctaAGTGAAtaacttcatattaaaaaaattgctttgtaAAAATATATGTGAATACAGAAATGTAAACAGTCTCACCTGGATATGTTTCTGTAATTTCCTTAATGCTTCTTCTGCTTCCTGAAAGGTCTCATCCAAAGCCAGTGCCTTCCTGTATAGTCCCTCTGCAGTTACAAGCTTTTCTTCATCTTCTAGCCTATTATAAACAATCCATTAATTCTTTTAGCTGCATAACTAGAAGCAATTCACTACTTTTACTGCTAATGTactctgcattttaaaaatgataaaacacacaatatatatatatatatatatcatcacaTTCTAGTACTAGATATATTACTGCAGTGCATAAATATTTGAATAGTGAGATGATTGTTAGCAGCGTATCCATGTATCCTGGCAGAATGGCAGCTCGCTGGgtaaaggatctgtgctggtaactAGAATGTTGCCAATATGAATCCCAGCAGTGCCAGAACGAATACTATTCTGTTAGGCCtgtgagcaaggtccttaacctgcaagtgCTCCTGGGGTGCAGCATTGATAGCTCTCCCTGTGCTCTGACACCAaacttctctctccctctctttgagTCTCTGGAGAGTAAGTGGGGGTatggaaaaaatgacaaattcttcATGTAAAAAATTGTATATGGCAAAtaaattgaataattattattataagaatacTGTTATACAAATGACACAAATTATCCCAGCTTTTAGTGTTGAGTActacttatttaaataaacaaacacacttgGATGAATTAATTTTCAGGAACCAAAACTAACTGGATattatttagagaaaagccaagcaaaatacaACTGTAATATGACATCACAAGGCACTGGATTTTCTTCCCTGGTGTTGCTCTGTCCAGGACTGCACTGTAGTTCCAACTTATATCAGGGGCTTGTTGTCTTTTGCCTTGTCTTTGGCAAAAGAAATGTATTGGTGACTGTCTAGACCATTCAAGAACATTCCATTTGTTGGCCCTAATAGCAGTATGCTTTGATGCATTGTCCAGCTGCAGTATAAAGCACCATCCAATGAGTTCTGACATATTCTACTGAATGTAAGCAAATACATCTATACACCTTAGAATTAATCTTGTTGCTTTTATCAGCAGTCACATCATTAATAAGTGCAAATGAACCAATTCCAGTTGAAGGCTCTCTTTCATAAGAAAGGTGACATTCTTAGTATCATGAGCTGTTCCTCCTTTCTCCACAACTTTCCCTTTCCTTAACCCTAATACAGGTGAGTGTTCATCTCTTCAGtccataaaatgttaaaaaaatgtacagattttttgATACACTTCCTAGCAAACTATAATCTGCCATTTCTGTTTTTAAGTTTTACCAGTGGTAAACGCTCTGAATGTATCCTTGTGCAATCTTAACTGTATGGTTGTCTTGGACACGGCTATACCTATATCCTGTAGAGTATTTTTAATCTGGTCAACAACCGTTAAGTATtcttctgacattctctgcattATGTACTCTTCCTTGGTTTACCAGGCCATTTGGTGCTCCAGAGCACACCAGTACAATCTTTCTTACCAAACAGTTTACTATGGCAAACCTAAAGTTTTGATTGTTTCAGGTAGTTTCTTTTCAGTCTCCTGATTCTCTTCTTATCTGGCACTGACACCTTTTTGATCCTCATGTTGAGTTAAAACAGTAATAGATTCCAAAAGAAAATATCAGACCTGTAGGCCTTTTATAAGATTAACTGTGCATGACTTTACAATGTAATAACACACACATGGCCAGGGAACAGCcaactgtccaattacttttcgTTCAAAAGTAACTGAAGGGACTACATATGAAAAGTGATGCAATTCCCATTCACGCATTTTTACTGTAGATACCATCAATTTAATTTTGAACATCTATGCTAAAAggtcattttttttgttacattttactaTCAGTATGGTTGGTAGAAAGCTACACTAACAGCAATCGTGcaactgtccaaatacttatgaaaTGCACTGTATACATACCCTgtatgtacagtgggtacggaaagtattcagacccccttcaatttttcactctttgtcatattgcagccatttgctaaaatcatttaaattaattttttaacaaccaggcactgctcatcacttgtccaatacagtccccacagtgaagcatggcggtggtagcatcatgctgtgggggtttttttcagctgcagggacaggacgactggttgcaatcgaaggaaagatgaatgcggccaagtacagggatatcctggacaaaaaccttctccagagtgctaaggacctcagactgggctgaaggtttaccttccaacaagacaatgaccctaagcacagagcTAAAATagcgaaggagtggcttcacaacaactctgtgactgctcttgaatggcccagccagagccctgacttaaacccaattgagcatctctggagagacctaaaaatggctgtccaccaacgtttaccatccaacctgacagaactggagaggatctgcaaggaggaatggcagaggatccccaaatccaggtgtgaaaaacttgttgcatctttcccaagaagactcatggctgtattagctcaaaagggtgcttctactaaatactgagcaaagggtctgaatacttaggaccatgtgatatttcagtttttcttttttaataaatctgcaacaatttcaaaaattcttttttttgtctgtcaatatggggtgctgtgtgtacattaatgagggaaaaaattaatttaaatgatttcagcaaatggctgcaatatgacaaagagtgaaaaattgaagggggtctgaatactttccgtacccactgtatatattagtactgtgcaaaagttttaggcaggtgtgaaaaaatgctgtaaacaaagaatgctttcaaaaactgaagtgttaatcatttattttcatcaatcaacaaaatgcagtgaatgaacaaaagagaaatctaaaaatcaatatttggtgtgaccaccctttgccttcaaaacagcatcagttcttctaggtacacttgcacacagtttttgaaggaactcggctggtaggttgttccaaacatcttggagaactaaccacagatcttctgtggatgtaatCCCGGACACACTCgacgatgttgagatcagggctctgtgggggccataccatcacttccaggacttcttgttcttctttacgctgaagatagttcttaatgactttggctgtatgtttggggtcattctCCTGCCGCataataaatttggggccaatcatacgcctccctgatggtattgcatgatggataagtatctgccggTATTTCTCAGTATTGTGAACACCactaatcctgaccaaatctccaactccatttgcagaaatgcagccccaaacgctcaaggaacctccaccatgcttcactgttgcttgcagacactcattattgtaccactctccagcccttcgacgaacaaactgccttctgctacagccaaatatttcaaattttgactcatcagtccagagctcctgctgccatttttctgcacaccagttcctatgttttcgtgcatacttgagtcgcttggccttgtttccacgtcggaggtatggctttttggctgcaactcttccatgacgaccacttctggccagacttctccggacagtagatgggtgtacctgggtctcactggtttctgccagttctgagctgatggcactgctggacatcttccaattttgaagggtaataagcttgatgtgtctttcatctgctgcactaagtttccttggcctaccactgtgtctacgatcctcaacgttgcccgtttctttgtgcttcttcaaaaaagtttgaacagcacatcttgaaaccccagtctgctttgaaatctttgtctgggagagaccttgctgatgcagtataactaccttgtgtcttgttgctgtgctcaatcttgccatgacatgaaactgtcttccacaacctcaccttggtagcagagtttggctgttcctcaccaagttttaagcctcctacacagctgtttctgtttcagttaatgactgtgtttcaacctacatgcgacactgatgatcattagcacctgtttggtataattggttgatcatacacctgtgactataatcctacaaaatccctgactttgtgcaagtgtacctataagaattgatgctggtttgaaggcaaaaggtagtaacaccaaatattgatttcatttagatttttcttttgttcgctcactttgcattttgtaaattgataacaataaacaatcattatttatatttctgaaagcattctttgtttacagcattttttcacacctgcctaaaacttttgcatagtactgtatatatataaaatatataaaataaactcacAAGGTGGACTTTTCTTGCATTGCTTAACTGGACTACTTAGCCTGAATCCCTAAGAAGAAGACTCTTCGTTATGAAGCAACACTACTATGTCTGCTGTGCTGATATAAAATTAAGTTTTCTCCACTTCTCCCTTCCCTGCTTTAAGTTCAAACATCGATGGAA of the Erpetoichthys calabaricus chromosome 2, fErpCal1.3, whole genome shotgun sequence genome contains:
- the ttc14 gene encoding tetratricopeptide repeat protein 14 isoform X1; this translates as MDRDLLRQSVACHGHPLFSLLKSEQCENPDFQCVLGDLSKTVHYRKEKKSGNGVVEQFIARKADLLFAPSWKPDGSLINEDEMAETYAVMPPLEQFMEVASCDRRDIFFRDLERGDVVIGRINSIREFGFFLTLICLKTGLIRDIEDLEITALCPLRDVPSLGTHEDPLSYYHIGDLIQAGVKDIDRYHAKLTVSLQSSSLPPDLSHLKLGVISVDDMPAHYRLSVDVSSSTTETYENVLQNTTGFANPSVVEFLLGKLGLSETEPPSLMRGLQSKNFLEDDYWKSIRKKQSASWALKCVKIGVDHFKSGRHVEAMNEYNKALEIDTCNVEALVARGALYATKGSLSKAIEDFELALENCSTHRNAKKYLCQTLVERGRQLEDEEKLVTAEGLYRKALALDETFQEAEEALRKLQKHIQKSLQLKEEEAAKEKEKHKTVKTSAAEKLRKLLKEEKRLKKKRKRSSSSTSSSTSSSADSSSSSHKKGKKRKRKHSDSSVRDKKHICKADSLEGRSVDGKEELYPLPTNTSASFMNREITDEIKWQEKSVLQMDVFKGKGYSRSMSSSSVEILEDGRGRSDDSIDSFHSSKVYAFTSKGKTRYSLDGKYPDYKYNPPNPLHDKRREKDKEELSIISKHHSQDLSTNYDLSRNFDKSRSRKYSSSSVGSEYSHTSDRYGNKQRDSYSQDNNSSKSYTGKHNLEDKDNSNQGNKRNSVSGAKLHNEESMLPVDRKKNSTSVPETSSKRSLPSNLLDIFSQIAQFEKEKCIKK
- the ttc14 gene encoding tetratricopeptide repeat protein 14 isoform X3; protein product: MAETYAVMPPLEQFMEVASCDRRDIFFRDLERGDVVIGRINSIREFGFFLTLICLKTGLIRDIEDLEITALCPLRDVPSLGTHEDPLSYYHIGDLIQAGVKDIDRYHAKLTVSLQSSSLPPDLSHLKLGVISVDDMPAHYRLSVDVSSSTTETYENVLQNTTGFANPSVVEFLLGKLGLSETEPPSLMRGLQSKNFLEDDYWKSIRKKQSASWALKCVKIGVDHFKSGRHVEAMNEYNKALEIDTCNVEALVARGALYATKGSLSKAIEDFELALENCSTHRNAKKYLCQTLVERGRQLEDEEKLVTAEGLYRKALALDETFQEAEEALRKLQKHIQKSLQLKEEEAAKEKEKHKTVKTSAAEKLRKLLKEEKRLKKKRKRSSSSTSSSTSSSADSSSSSHKKGKKRKRKHSDSSVRDKKHICKADSLEGRSVDGKEELYPLPTNTSASFMNREITDEIKWQEKSVLQMDVFKGKGYSRSMSSSSVEILEDGRGRSDDSIDSFHSSKVYAFTSKGKTRYSLDGKYPDYKYNPPNPLHDKRREKDKEELSIISKHHSQDLSTNYDLSRNFDKSRSRKYSSSSVGSEYSHTSDRYGNKQRDSYSQDNNSSKSYTGKHNLEDKDNSNQGNKRNSVSGAKLHNEESMLPVDRKKNSTSVPETSSKRSLPSNLLDIFSQIAQFEKEKCIKK
- the ttc14 gene encoding tetratricopeptide repeat protein 14 isoform X2, whose protein sequence is MQLSPCWVINIQMRKEKKSGNGVVEQFIARKADLLFAPSWKPDGSLINEDEMAETYAVMPPLEQFMEVASCDRRDIFFRDLERGDVVIGRINSIREFGFFLTLICLKTGLIRDIEDLEITALCPLRDVPSLGTHEDPLSYYHIGDLIQAGVKDIDRYHAKLTVSLQSSSLPPDLSHLKLGVISVDDMPAHYRLSVDVSSSTTETYENVLQNTTGFANPSVVEFLLGKLGLSETEPPSLMRGLQSKNFLEDDYWKSIRKKQSASWALKCVKIGVDHFKSGRHVEAMNEYNKALEIDTCNVEALVARGALYATKGSLSKAIEDFELALENCSTHRNAKKYLCQTLVERGRQLEDEEKLVTAEGLYRKALALDETFQEAEEALRKLQKHIQKSLQLKEEEAAKEKEKHKTVKTSAAEKLRKLLKEEKRLKKKRKRSSSSTSSSTSSSADSSSSSHKKGKKRKRKHSDSSVRDKKHICKADSLEGRSVDGKEELYPLPTNTSASFMNREITDEIKWQEKSVLQMDVFKGKGYSRSMSSSSVEILEDGRGRSDDSIDSFHSSKVYAFTSKGKTRYSLDGKYPDYKYNPPNPLHDKRREKDKEELSIISKHHSQDLSTNYDLSRNFDKSRSRKYSSSSVGSEYSHTSDRYGNKQRDSYSQDNNSSKSYTGKHNLEDKDNSNQGNKRNSVSGAKLHNEESMLPVDRKKNSTSVPETSSKRSLPSNLLDIFSQIAQFEKEKCIKK